The Eubacteriaceae bacterium Marseille-Q4139 genome has a window encoding:
- a CDS encoding MurR/RpiR family transcriptional regulator, which translates to MDILEAVTERYETLSPAQKRIADYIFKYPDEVCFYSLKEMSEALGVTEVTILRFAKRIGLSSFVELKRQLREHLQVRLSGGDTLGRITDWIGKQADETEDREKLFHEFVENEINVLKKTYSSFPLNRVQEAVSIIRGANMVYVVGHELTTGISSYLTRRLLTIGVKAVDLGNVSRAIYNDYMCHIGPEDAVILFSVPGYAKHLVNTTKFLEKNRVPQIVVTDKTEAPPAASATIVLTCNNHDMFFYNSVLGFMSICNLLAYFTAAENME; encoded by the coding sequence ATGGACATTCTGGAGGCAGTTACAGAACGGTATGAGACCCTGAGCCCGGCTCAGAAACGCATTGCCGACTATATTTTCAAATACCCCGACGAGGTCTGCTTCTATTCCCTGAAGGAGATGTCAGAGGCCCTCGGCGTCACGGAGGTGACGATCCTGCGGTTCGCAAAAAGGATCGGGCTTTCCAGCTTCGTGGAGTTAAAACGCCAGCTCCGGGAACATCTCCAGGTGCGCTTAAGCGGCGGAGACACCCTGGGGCGGATCACCGACTGGATCGGAAAGCAGGCGGACGAGACCGAGGACAGGGAAAAGCTGTTCCATGAGTTCGTGGAAAATGAAATAAACGTCCTGAAAAAAACGTATTCGTCCTTTCCCTTAAACCGCGTCCAGGAGGCCGTTTCCATCATCCGCGGCGCAAACATGGTTTATGTAGTCGGCCACGAGCTGACGACGGGCATTTCTTCCTATTTAACAAGGCGCCTTTTAACCATCGGAGTCAAAGCCGTAGATCTCGGAAACGTCAGCAGGGCCATCTACAACGACTACATGTGCCACATCGGCCCGGAGGACGCCGTGATCCTCTTTTCCGTTCCCGGCTACGCCAAGCACCTCGTCAACACCACAAAATTCCTGGAAAAGAACCGCGTCCCCCAGATTGTCGTCACCGATAAGACAGAGGCGCCGCCGGCCGCATCTGCAACCATCGTCCTCACCTGCAACAACCATGACATGTTTTTTTACAACTCGGTGCTGGGCTTCATGAGCATCTGCAATCTGCTGGCATATTTTACGGCGGCAGAGAACATGGAATAG